A region of the Mus caroli chromosome 7, CAROLI_EIJ_v1.1, whole genome shotgun sequence genome:
gagggatCAGAAGAGCGAAAGCCtcctggaggggaggagggaaccGCAGCAAGAGCCCGATGGCTGCAGCCTCAGCAGCCCACAGCCCGGCATCTCTCCAGGGTTCTAGACACTGAAAAGTGAGCTTCCACAGAGGGTGCGAAGCACTGAGTGTTCCTTGAGTCATGAAACTCATCATTTAGCCTGTCAGCAGAGTCCAAACAAGTGcaggccagtcagtctagcctcACTGTAAAGTGAGTGGGACAACCTGGTGCCTGGTGCAGAGTTCCCGAACTCCTGTCAGGTATCCTGGATCCGGAACGATAACGCCTGCTTCACCCTGGATGGGCTCCACCATGAAGGCAGCAACATTTGGATCCTGAAGAGCACGCTGTGAAAGAAACAGAGCGAGTTTTAATAGCTTCTGTTCTACTCTGGCAACTGAAATCAAATACTTCCTGTTAGGAATTAATTATGCGGGacagactggagaggtggcttagcagtttagAATACTTGTTGCTTGGGGGATcagggtttgactcccagcacccatatggtgcacatatacatgctggcaaaatacttaaagtaaacaaataaatctaaaaaaaatgacGGGGGCGGGGGTAACGATGATGACagtggtccatgcctgtaattccaggactccagcatgctgggtttacaggcatatACAATTACTATAAGTAAAATCTAGGTCAGGAGCGAGAGACGACTCAGCAgctaagggcactggctgctctggcagaggtCCTAGGtcccattctcagcacccacataagggCTCACAATTGCCATTAAGTGCAGATCCAGTGCCCTTCTGGCGTCTGTCACTAGTACATGCACATGGCACATCtgcatacaggcaaacactcaaaccattaaaacaaacaaaacaccatctTATGAGTTCTTTGTTTGTACAAAAGTACtcagcagccgggcgtggtggcgcacgcctttaatcccagcacttgggaggcagaggcaggcggatttctgagttcgaggccagcctggtctacagagtgagtNNNNNNNNNNNNNNNNNNNNNNNNNNNNNNNNNNNNNNNNNNNNNNNNNNNNNNNNNNNNNNNNNNNNNNNNNNNNNNNNNNNNNNNNNNNNNNNNNNNNNNNNNNNNNNNNNNNNNNNNNNNNNNNNNNNNNNNNNNNNNNNNNNNNNNNNNNNNNNNNNNNNNNNNNNNNNNNNNNNNNNNNNNNNNNNNNNNNNNNNNNNNNNNNNNNNNNNNNNNNNNNNNNNNNNNNNNNNNNNNNNNNNNNNNNNNNNNNNNNNNNNNNNNNNNNNNNNNNNNNNNNNNNNNNNNNNNNNNNNNNNNNNNNNNNNNNNNNNNNNNNNNNNNNNNNNNNNNNNNNNNNNNNNNNNNNNNNNNNNNNNNNNNNNNNNNNNNNNNNNNNNNNNNNNNNNNNNNNNNNNNNNNNNNNNNNNNNNNNNNNNNNNNNNNNNNNNNNNNNNNNNNNNNNNNNNNNNNNNNNNNNNNNNNNNNNNNNNNNNNNNNNNNNNNNNNNNNNNNNNNNNNNNNNNNNNNNNNNNNNNNNNNNNNNNNNNNNNNNNNNNNNNNNNNNNNNNNNNNNNNNNNNNNNNNNNNNNNNNNNNNNNNNNNNNNNNNNNNNNNNNNNNNNNNNNNNNNNNNNNNNNNNNNNNNNNNNNNNNNNNNNNNNagggagagggagagggagagggagagggagagggagattacCTAGTAATTAATGGGTACTAGTCCAGTAGTTACACTCGGAGCTGGTGAGCTGGCCAGCTGGCCTAGTACTAGATGACAAGAGCAGATCCCCTGCGTTGTACACTAACTGTCCAGTACTGAGAATACAACTGACTTCAGCCTACCTTAAGAATTTTCCGATTCCTGTAAGTTTGTTCATTTTGAAGTGTTAGGGCTCAAGCCCAGGACCTCTCACATgctgttctaccactgagcaaccGCCCCtgcgtttttgttttgttttggttgggttttttgtttgttggttggttggttggttggttggttgactgtaCCTGGGTGTTTGTCGACTACGTAAGCATGTATGTATCTGCACCACAAGCATGCCTGTTGCCCAAGTGGCCGGTGTTCGATCCACTAAATTGGCATTAAAGAAAGTGCTGCCACCTAGGTGCCACCAAGGAGCTGGACCTCTGCAATAGCAGagtgtgctcttacccactgagatcTCTCTCCAGCAGGCAAGAATTCATTCAAAATAATTTCCAGTTGCTATGAGCCAAGTTCCATAGCCACCCTGATGTACCTCCAGTGCAGGCAGATCGTTATATGGGATGGTCTCAAAGCCTGGCATGAAGGGTCCAAAGCCATCATAACTGGTCGGATCTGTGGAACTGGAGATTGCAGATAGCGTTCGACCCCAAAAGTTTCCATCTAAAAGGAAAGACAAGCAATGATTATTCCAAAGAAACCCACAAGTACTGCCCTACCAACACCTTGGGAAGCCTAACTAAAAGGACAAATCTCTACAGTACTTTCCTCAGACCCATTCCAACTGAAGCCCAACAACTGAAGCATTCAAAGCAGGGTTCCTAGACAGACAAGGTACATTTACAATAGGAACCTGAGAAAAGGCATCTAGCATAGAGATGAGCAGTTCCCTTCTGATAACCCAATACTGCAAGCTACCTACTCAACAGATGCACTTCCAAATTCACGTATAGAAAAGACACTCAGACAATCCAAATACCTTCCACGTTGCCTTCCTTGACATTATAATCCTCTACAAAACTTAAATGAAATAGATAGACAGCTGCCTTTCCTCAGGATcacatctttttttctattaataaatGGGAGCCACAGGAAGTCGAAGAGTACTCCAAGACAAGAGATAGACAGGTAATTAGCCTGGGAGCTGCCTGTCCTCAGAGCTTCGACtctaatagaaagcaaacatccTACCATTAGCCAGCAGAGCAAACAACGACATCACTGAAGATGGAGTTAACCTCAGCCATGAACAGTAGAGAGAACAAGAACTCATCACACTAAGGAAGGCGGCACCACCTACATCAGCAGCAACTCAATTCCTCCTGCAAAAGCCTCTGTCACCCGCGTTAGATTCAGGAGTCAGGCCACCAGGAGCCAGGCTGTTCTGCTTTCCCTAGTCCCAGGGATCTCATCCCGTAGCTCACACTGCAGGGATATAGTCTTTCACTGGCATTCTAGCCTCTGTCAATAGGATGCAAAAATATCTTTACACCCTTAGCTAGTCTGAAAGAGACTGGACAATCTACAATAGAAATCATGTTTTGTCTCTAATACAATAGAAATCATGTTTTGTCTCTAATACAATAGAAATCATGTTTTGTCTCTAATACAATAGAAATCATGTTTTGTCTCTAATAGCCAGCTAGGACAGCCACACTAAAACCTAAGATTTTACAACGGTAACTTCTAGGTAGTAACTTACAGTAACATACAGTGAGTCCTAACGAAGCCAAGCTTTGCTGCTGGGTTAAGCCACACCCCTTTCTAAATGTTTCAGAAAAGTGGAACCTTTCCCgattctccttttctgtctcttcaatGCTGGCAAGAGCCTAACTATACTTTCTCTGCTACGTTAGGCTTTTTCCAGTTTGGTACAGCCCCCTATCTGCTCCATAGGTGCTCAATGGCCATGCAGCTGCCTGCACGCCAGCTCAACACAAACAGCAAGGTTTCCTGTGTTCCTCTTCTACGTCCCTCCCTGGGGCGGCTGCAGGATTTACAGCTTGTCTACCCTATGTGCTAGAGCTTTCAAAACAAAATGGTAAGTTATAGAATCGTGTCAACATTTCTTCAGATCATAATCTGTCGTCTCAATACAAACTGCTTCTAACCATAACGTTATTATGTTATAGGATTTATAATTTAACTGTATGTTTTCACCAGACGAAACAAGGATGGATTCTGACCACAAAACCAATACATACTATTTTTAACTAATATCAAAACTTTAAAGTCAGGCCCTATCATTTGAATATCACACAAAAATTATCTAAGTCAGATTATATCATCCCAACAAACTACACATCTCCTTAACAAGAACTCAAAAGCattccttctcagccattctcaGAAGTGTAACAAGGGCAGCTTCAGGCTTCCTGTTCCTGACAGCTTCTAAGAACACAGCACAGGGCACATTCAAGATCAGGACTAAAATCCTGGCCACAAGCCAAGCATAGTGGCAcagacctttagtcccagcacttgagaggctgtagcagacagatctctatgagtttgaggccagtctggtctgcataaTGAGTTCCTGGAAAGCCAAgactacacataaataaaaccctgtctcaaaaaacaacaaaagatgtTGACCACCAATGTTCAATGATACAATGCTTATATAGGAAACACAAAGCCTTCAAAACTTAgcaccaaaaataaattaattattagttagttaattaaagcaaaacaaacaaaaatgtaacaaGAAAACAGGTATGAAGAAAATCTGgtaaaatgagaaattaaatcAAATAGCCACTTACTTTAAGAAGGGAGGATTAAGgagtcaagaaagaaaaatctcgAGCTAGGGATGTGGCTAAGGAGTGCACTATACTGGCATCCATCAGACCTTAGATTCATTCCACAGCATCACAAAAGGAAACTCTCATTCATGTAGAAATAACTtagaaatctaaaaatatttcagaggggaaacgaggaaatgggataacatttaaatgtaaataaagaaaacatctaataaaaatttttaaaatatatattatgagaaaaatctttaaaactgaaataagtaaacaataaacaataaaaatattctatcaaaaagaaaaagaaatctaaaaggaATTCCCTCATTAGCCTTTATAAAACACTCCATAAATAATGTCTTGCATAAATGATATCATTAACACTGTAACATTTAAATTTACATACCAGCAAAAACAATCTTTGCTTTGTATTTCTGGATGCCTTTCACGGTGTAGCCCCAACGACGAGCGAGCTTACATgcagtctctccagcctccactccTATTGTAAGGAAAATACTCAAATTTGACTAATGCAAActatcaacaaaaaaaaaaataagcttagCATGTGATACACAACTTAATCCCAGTTACTTGAGACACTAAGGTGGGAGGAGTATAAACTCAGGGCCAGCCTAGGTGACATGGTGAGATgctcaataaatacaaataagaaacaaatgaCTGCTTTCCCCGCAGCGCCATAGAGTGCAAGCAGACGGTTGCAGCATGGCGCACAGCGGAGGCCTCGGGCGGCCAAACCCGGCGTGTCCTTGGGCTCTTCCAGGTGCAACAAAACCGGTCTCATTTGAAGGTGCTTGAACAAATTTTTTCTAAAAACTTGTCATGGAGAGTGATTGAAACAAGCTACCAGGACTACATTTGCCAATAGCAAGCATGGAGGTGGCTGTAGTGGATGTCCAACTTTGGGAGCTGTGATTTCTAAAGACCCTTTATTGTTTTGGGTGCAGCTTACATATTGGAAGGTAAAATGAAGACCATGAACAAAGTCAAGAAACCATGAACAGAAGCAATTggtgaaaattaatatttaatttaatattaataagttatatataaataaacagttattctaaaaaaaaagaaacaaatgactgGTTGTTGGGAGTGCGTTACCTGTATTCATAGGGAGAACTTTGTTGTAGTTGAAAAGCTTGGTGATGTACTCCTCGTATTCACCAAGGACATTGTTATAGAAAGCCCGAGATGTTAACGTCAGCTTGTCCACCTGACTCTTCATGGCATCTATGATCTTTGGGTGGCAGTGTCCTTGGCTGACAGCACCATAAGCACTCAGGAAATCGAAGTACTGCCTGCCTTCCACATCCCACATATAAATGCCTAAaatagagggaaggaaaagaatgagagtCTCCGTATGCCACAAGATCCCAAAATGAAGACTGACTTCTTAAGCCCTCTAAACACCTATATATGGTACTCTACTTATTCCTATGCTTAAAATGGTTTAGTGCAAGCCTCCTGACTTTGatttagaaagaaatattaaagctGTATTGTATCTGACTAACTCTTACACGTACATTTAACAAAACAGTATAAAAAGGCTGTAATTGTGTCATAAATTTGTGGGCGGGGTTAGTGGTGAATAAGCACATAAAAATATACTCAACAGTGAAAGTGTAAACTCCAGCCTGACGCTCCACAGCTTCCATCCCAAGCGCTAGTCTAACAGTAAGAAGCTTACAGAGATAGATAAGCTTCAGTTCTGGCAATTTCAGCgtgtaatgttatttttatttgaaagttttctataccaagtttatttaaaaagaaagagagaaaaaatgaaggaaagaaggaaggaaggaaggaagggaggaaggaaggaaggaaggaaggaagggaggtaaGTTGGTTGGCTGGTTGTAACCTCTTAAGCAATTTTAGTCTCAGGAGCCAAAACTTTGAATTTACAAAGAAATTatacaaaacagacaaaactctTGTATAGTATAGACTACAACTGAACATATTAACAGGGGTATTTGCAAACCATATACCTGATAAGGACTCAGTATCCAGAACATAAtgataaacaacaataaaagccactagacatgatggcacatacctttaatcccaccacggAGGGGACAGAGGtaggagagtcaggagttcaaagctagcctggattAAGCAGgactctgttttttaaaaaatgggcaaATAACTTACTAGCATTTTCTTCAAAGACACACAGATGCTAATATGAACATGTAAAGACATACAATCCATCACCAGCCATTAgaaacatgcaaatcaaaacaaggagCTACTATTCCATACTAGTatgcttataatttttaaaagaaaaaacagtggGGCAAAGATAAACCGTTTGGAACTCGCATGCATCGCTAGGGGACGTGTAAATCGGTACAGCTGtgactgggcgtggtggtgcacacctgtgatcccagcacttggcagctCATGTTGGATGAATCCAAGGTTAGGAGCAGCCTGAACTACAAGGTAAGAGCCTGTCTCTCTACCAataccaaaaatcaaaaacagtaCAGCTGATCTGAAAAACAATTAGTAAtcctgagctggggagatggctcagtaggagCTCTTATTATGTAGGCtcacatgaggacctgagtttgagttccCATATCCCAcgtttttaaaaagctgggcatggccacTCATTCCTGTTACCCCAGCCTTaactgcagagacaggcagatcccagcagttccctggccagccagcctagccaaaatggTGTGCTTCATGTTCAGTGAGAAGCTCTGTCTCAGAGGAATAAAGCAGAACCCGATAAAGTAAGAcacctgacttcctcttctgcttccactCAGgcatgggcacatacacacacacacacacacacacacacacagaggttttttttgttttgttttaaaggttgGCAGTTCCTGTAACAAGCTAATCACAGAGTTACCACATGACCCAGCAATTCTACTCCACATCAATTCAGGCAGCGCCAAATTTGAAGAAACACTGGCTTACAGGGCTGAAATACTTCAGCTGGGAAGtgttacaattaaaaaaaaaaaaaaaatactggcccaggacaggaggaggaggaagaaaagaaggagatggaggagaaagagaaggggtggGTGAAgtaggaggaggaacaagagaaggaatagaaggagaaggaggaagaagacaggggatgagaaagaggaggaggaaggaagaggagaggaagaagagtaagggggaggggaagaggagacctACTGCTCTATTGATCaacagacactgaaccaccaagaATGAGAGTCCTGGTCTAAGGACACAAAGCTGATTCCTGCTCTGCTCTTGTTAACTTCCTGGTTCTGATAACGACCTGTGTATATAAAAGATAAAGCCCCTGTGGACTCTTAGAGGAGGCACAGTGAGTATCTAGGGGAAGAGCTAGAAAGCAGGGTGTACATGGGGCCAGGAGGGATGGAGAACACAACGAAGAAAAGCCTCAGCTATctgggggaaaaggaaagaaatgattttcATATCATCATAACGTTTTTATTATTAGAGTCATGtctaaataaaaactaattttaaaagattgtcAGTGATACGCATGCCCATTTCCTCTGCATTCACCATCGTGAGGCTCCCATGGAAAATTGATGGGCACAGGTGCCTTAGTCGCCTAGAAAAGTCAAAGGAGCCCTATCTGCAACAGGCATTCAGTGAGGCTTACACatgagaaacacaaaacaactCATTCTGATAACACATTTCAAGCAAATGTGTGGGTGGATTAATCCAAAACataccttttcctctctccagggCTACAGGCAAAGGATGGTAATTGTGTGCACCATATTTAGATTCCCGTTCAAAAATGTACTCAGAAGATGGTGGGCCTTGCTCTGTCTTCTTCGTGGCAACAGACGTGGCAGAGGCGACTGAGGTGTGGACTCCTCGGCGCAGAGCAGCAATGGTCTGCAGACTTGCTAGTTTAGAAAGCATTGTGTGGGTCCTTCAGGAGTGGGAGTGCAGACAGACCTGTCCAAAGTCAGGATAAGGTGTGGAGAGTGAGAACCTTTCCAGAGCCAACTCCTGTCTGCTCACTAAGTAACTGCCAAGCTTCCACACAGTCAGCAGTCAGCCCTATCCTACCAGACAGTGCAGGGTTCAGGGAAGATAACAGGCAGGGCGCCAAGTCAGATGCCACAACTGCCTGCTGGTTGGTCATGAGGCAGGGTGTGAAAAGGAGAGACTATGAACCATTTTGTACCTTTTGAAAGCCCAGGGTGGTCTTTTAACTCTGGGTTCAAGTGGCCCTGTGTGGAGCTAGAACCACAAGCAGCACCTGCCTCATCCTCTCTCGGCCCCACTGCAGGCCCTCAGGCTCCCCACCAACTCTAttctttattttgcatttttaatcaTCCTGATATGTAGGCAGTGAGACAAGTAATAACAAATGTCGTTTAACCTAGATGaagtaatcccagcattcaggaggcagaggaaagatgatcaactcaagttccaggctagcctggcctacataataagttccagaccagcctgggctacaagtaGCCTCTtcctcaaaagagaaagaagataggaggagaagaaagctagagagctggagagatggctctgcgaGTAAAAGCATTTTctacttttgcagaagacctgggctcaGATGTCAGcacccacacgatggctcacaactatctgtaactccaggggatccagcaccctcttcagACACCAAcatgatacacatatatacatgcaggcagacatttaggacacacaaaaaataaaaatacatctttaaaaaatatacagaaacaggaaaaaagtAACTTTTGGAGACTGGAAAGAGTTTAGCACCCAAACTACACAAGGTAAAATTTGTCATTTAGCACAGATATCTAAAACATTAGTCAAACTCAGCATAAACAGAGGTGAAAAGACTTGTTTTGCACTTTGTTAAGAGTCTTGAGATCTTACAgtaacaaatacacatatataacaaatgACTCATAAGGAATCTATTTTGCTAGGATGGCTGTGTCTATAACCCACCCACCTCCCCTGCcacacaaaacattaaaaaagtatCAAAAAAATCAActgtttaaaggaaaaacaaacaattgGGACCAAGAGAATACCGAAGCGTGAACAGCTAAGTGGGGTATATAAAATCCCGAGCACACCGGTGTAGACTGGCATTATTTACACTTTTCAGGATCAGGCCTCTCTCGGCACCAGTTCTAAAGCCAGTCCCTAACAGTGCTCCCCCAACTTCTGTGTGCACAGCTCACCATTAAGATCATGTAAGATCCTGCAACAAATAAGAGCAGGTATAGGTATGATgtctggaagcagagaaggaaagcaCTTTAGGTAAATTCTAGACTAGGGGGAAGTTACCAAAAGCCAGGCAAGCAGGGGGTGTCTATATATACAAATAGCTAATTCATGTTTCAACAGAATTTTCCAACAAGTCAAACCATGCATGTTCTTAGCACTCATGATTGCGCTGCCAAATCAGCCAATCGTGGACTTGGCTAACTTCTCTTTCAACTAGGCTCTCACTCCACACTAAAAACCCAGTGAGGTTCAGGAATGTGCAGTCACTAATGAGTTCCCAGAACTCTACGCTGTCTGCCAGAACCGTGCCACTAGTCTTCCTTCCCACGGTCCGACCAGAGTACAGATTGAAAATGCAAGATCTAGGGGGTCCAAGTGATTCTTAAAATAAGACACACAATTATATACTTCCCTAAGGAAAAGGTCTGTCATTTCCACAGTATTTTCTCTCTAACAAGAACAAAGCCAGAATCACTAGCCTGGAAATGGCAGCTAACAAAGATGTTTAGCTGTACTACAAAGAGCCAGTCCTCATTCCTCACCACCACGAAGTCTAAGATACCAATTTATCCTTTCTTCCTAGGCTCTTTACAATCTACACAGTAGATCCTACTTAAActactgaaaatttaaaattgtattaactTCTGCCTagcaaatatgcataaaatgTGCTTTCTCTGATACTCCTTAGCAAATGCACCtagatacacacaaacaaaacactcatacacaaaaatacaaacaaatctttaaaataagtcTCTACCAACATGGCAAGGCATTTTAGGACATGtctaattaagaaaagaaacgaaaattttatatatataaaaaaaattgcatgTCCAATTATGCAAGAGTATTAGGGGAAACTGttaaggagagaaaacaaaaagtcacCGTGGCTGTATTTAACTATTCTCTACTCTCTACAATTtccataaaatgtatttatgtcagaaacactgaaaatgaaCTCGGACATGGTCTGCGTTGTTTAACAGAGAGCAGACAAGAAGCaaagtcaaataaaaagaaaggatcCGGTAAGCTTTGAGGAAACAATGTTGTGTAGAGAAAAGCGCAGTCAGGGTTCCCAGGAGGTGCAGCCTTGTGTCACCAGGTCACCTATTCTTAGGGAAAGGctcaaactttaaaaactattcatATACCTTTCCCACCAAAGTCTAcagccatgattttttttcaataggcaaaaagacaaaaaaagaaaaaaaaaacctggttattgaaaaaaaatcctaaaaatgcTTTTAATGGTGTATTTTTACAGGTTGCAATAGGACAGCAAGTGACTGCAGCCAtggattggggggggtggggcagagggggCGGTGGCTAAGACAGGAGGGTTTCCAGTCCAAGGCTACATTCAGCTGActccaaacaaaataaagagtgCAATGGGAAAGAATCTAAAAAGTTATCTGAACTCGACTTATCTCAACTTACACTGAGTTACCTCCTCAGCTAGAATCTCTTTATCTGCCACGTCCTCTCAATTTCATGTAGAATGTTCAGTAGCGTCACAAGAAACATTCAAAATGTGAGTAATACTCTGGATATTCAACTTAACTGGAAAAGGCTACAAGTTGCACAGACCC
Encoded here:
- the Oat gene encoding ornithine aminotransferase, mitochondrial gives rise to the protein MLSKLASLQTIAALRRGVHTSVASATSVATKKTEQGPPSSEYIFERESKYGAHNYHPLPVALERGKGIYMWDVEGRQYFDFLSAYGAVSQGHCHPKIIDAMKSQVDKLTLTSRAFYNNVLGEYEEYITKLFNYNKVLPMNTGVEAGETACKLARRWGYTVKGIQKYKAKIVFADGNFWGRTLSAISSSTDPTSYDGFGPFMPGFETIPYNDLPALERALQDPNVAAFMVEPIQGEAGVIVPDPGYLTGVRELCTRHQVLFIADEIQTGLARTGRWLAVDHENVRPDMVLLGKALSGGLYPVSAVLCDDEIMLTIKPGEHGSTYGGNPLGCRIAIAALEVLEEENLAENADKMGAILRKELMKLPSDVVTSVRGKGLLNAIVIRETKDCDAWKVCLRLRDNGLLAKPTHGDIIRLAPPLVIKEDEIRESVEIINKTILSF